The sequence AAAAAGGCATGGTATTTAAAAGAGAAGGGATCCCAGGAGTCTCTAACTATGTGCCATTGAACCTCACAGATTTCTCAGTTATTAAAAAAACCAACAGAGTATATGGACATCAATTTTTCATTTGTAGCtatgaacatatattttattgttaggTCAAGGGTAAAGTTGATAGACGAGAGTGGAAGAAGTCACTCAGCCAAAGATATGAcctgtttttttttatcttattctATTTTATAGGTGTAGCATAATAAGTGTCATGTTTCATCATTAGTTGGGCCGATGTATGCCATAAGTTATGAGTTCGGCAGTACACAGTAGCTTTGTTTCAAATTCTATATAATTGTGTCAAACAATTCACGTAATAATGAAAATCTCCTGGTCCCATTTATTGTCATGTATTAGAATTCAGAACCAATaaacttaaaacttttactCCAACTTTGACCTCGACGTCTTAGTTTCTCTGTGGTATGTACCGACATAAATTTGTTCTACAGATGTATTATCATAGTTCTTTTTAATGTGATCTTCTCATAAACCATACCCTCATCTTGAGATACAAAAGAATAAATTCTTCTATACATtgaaattatatcatattgccTTTAAATTTCAAGGAAAGGTGATAAATAGGACTTGTCTAATATGATTATTGGAAAGAAAGAGCTGAGgagttattgttatttttcattcaaCATGTTATCGCCCACATATTGATGTTCATTAACTGTTATTTCCAATTTCGCAGGTTACCACCCACAGAAAAAATCTAGTGTTGACTAAAGATTAGCGCTGAAAGttgttttcttcaaaaaatctTTCTATctgattaaatattatattttctaaactGGTTTGACTTAAGACTAACATGTTAACACATTAAATTCTTTGACctgttcttttccttttattttctatgTTGATCCATATATTTCTCAAGTCATTGACGAAAAACTTTGCATCTTCTCATGGGTCACAATAAGATTGTGATGAAGAAAATTGAGGATCCAACATCCCGCAAGCAGTTCTATTCGAATCGCAAGGATAGCATTGTGAAGAAGTCAAATGAGTTGGCGGTTGTATGTGGTACAGATGTGGCGTTGT comes from Solanum pennellii chromosome 1, SPENNV200 and encodes:
- the LOC107018920 gene encoding agamous-like MADS-box protein AGL104, with amino-acid sequence MGHNKIVMKKIEDPTSRKQFYSNRKDSIVKKSNELAVVCGTDVALLMFSPAGQVTTYSSKESVEDIMIEAMKKPVNPRI